From Arachis hypogaea cultivar Tifrunner chromosome 3, arahy.Tifrunner.gnm2.J5K5, whole genome shotgun sequence:
AAAATGCGTTACTAATATTTTAGTTTCTATTTACAGTAAAAGTCTGCTTCAAGTCAACTGCATTATTAACTTTAAGTCATGCctcttttaagaaaattattcgAACGATAATATTTTGGTAAGTGTCAAATTGTATAgtgttttttgttaaaaataatataattaagatattgtttattttttttaagtcaaTATATATTACccgtattttttaataaaataacaataatattttttataaacataatcaaataaaagaatttaGTAAATAGAGATCTTCCAACCGTGCATGGCACGGGTCTTCTGCtagtaatatattatttatacttAGTTTAGTACTTTTGGAAAATGttggatttaaatattttttttgaaaaagataaactaattctctttattttaaattgaagttGTTCCAAATTGTTGTACTATTTTTCCTAATGATGTTCATATTGAAACTGTTTGATTCAAAATTTCTTCTTAATCTTTGAATTAACCCGCATTATGCTACATTttgttgcatatatatatatatatatatatatatatatatatatatatatatatatatatatatatatatatatagttgttcGGTAATCTCACGTATTCCTTTAAATCCTTGCGAAATACCATCTTTGTCCAACTGTGAACTTGAGTATTCCAATTTTTTGCATAAACCTTTCGTGCCGTTTGTCTTTCTCTTCTCATGTTTTGTATTCCTTATATGCGCTAGTTCTTAAGGACACGATTTGTGCGTACGGAAAGTGAATATGGTCAATCTATGAAGTTATAAGGAGTTGTGGAGTTTTGAGGCAATAAGAGGAAGTGATCATGCTTTATTAAGAGTTCTAAACGAACATTGTGCctatttatttttagattttgaaatttggtttGTATCAAATTACTTTTATCAACTTTTGCATCATCTAATATATTTTCTTCTATGTTTATgtgatatgatttttttggaacatttaaaatattcaaaaagggaTGTGAATATAAATCTTTTCTTCTACTTATATCAATTtttgagggcgaaaatttttgtaagttggatagaaTGTAACATTCcgcatttttaaaaatataattataaataaattgtgattttattttattaagtttaaaactttataattttagaaattattttattagaaataactaAATAGatttagagataattttattttgaatcaattaatattcttaagtaattttattatattggaatattttgtataattttagtaattgaaaaataaggaaGGATTGTATGATTTAATTTAAGTAGCTTTTATTATGAAAgttacgatttattttattaatttgatatcttatcttataaattaattaattaagggtaattaaattagttttattaatatttgaagttATGTTAATTAATACTCTTGTGTAATTTTATAATTgttatttcatataatttgaaattaagatttAGTAATGGAAGCAATATGTAACTTAATTTAAGAAATTTCTATTATGgataaattatggtttattttattattttgagctcttagagattaacttattaggaatgattaaattgatttttataaatactttaagtttaagtaagttaatatttatgtacaatttttattataattagatattttgtagattaaaattaaagttttggtaatagaaaaataataaaaagttatatcatttcaTTTGAATCATTAAATATTCAGTTTAAACTACATTTTATAAATATgtgattaatatatatttttttaatttaaattagaaataattaattcaacttagcaatatattgataaataatgttcttaaatatttttaagagagtatatttggttttaaaattattctacccttcaattttatcaaaatatctattcatatctatccatattcttttataaaattttaatttctaaccctaattcccaaaattAACTCAGAACCCTAATTTCCCCAGTTCCTAACTCTAACAGCCGCAGCCTCACCCTCCTTCATAACAAATGCATACAAATTGAAGAAAGGGGGAAACAGGGAGAAAGAGGGAAGAGAAGGGAGACGGCGCTGGCTGGGGCCTCGCCGCTGTCACTGTCGCTGTCAAGCGTGAAGGGTGGAGAAGAGAGAGCTTGCATCCAAGAGAGAAGAGATGCTGTCTGCCGTCACCGTCGCCGCCCTGGAGCTTGCCGTCGAGCTGCTTCACGGCGTCGTCCCGTCCATGGACCCACAAGCTTGCGTTACTGCCGATCCGTTCACAAGCCGTCGTCGATGGGACAGAATCGCGAAGAGAGAGAGACACACGAAGAGAAGCCCACGACCAGCCTTGTCGCCGTCAGCGCCGCGGGTTGCAGTCACCATCCTCGCGAGCTTCCATCGCATCGCCGTTACAGCACCGCCGTTGTTGCACTCTGCTGCTGGTGCGTCTCGCCAAGCCGCCGCTGGAGGAGGAAGGCCCACCAATTTTGTTTCTGCTTATGGGTTTTGGAATCTGAGAAAATGCCAATGCCGTTGTTGTTTGTTGGGTTCAGGATCATTGCTGCCACTGGAATCACGAACCGGAAAGGAGAGGTGGCCGTTTTCCGTTGTCATTGGTGCTGCCATAGGACGGTTGAAGCCATTGCTGATTATGATTTTGATATCTGGGTATTGGTCTGATCTTTTCCTTAGGATTAATCCATTTActtgttttgttttgttactGCTATGGTAGCCATGTTctgattttaattctattttagtcC
This genomic window contains:
- the LOC112790197 gene encoding uncharacterized protein isoform X1 codes for the protein MMRKEVENDESIKESSSLRKIPVSKVQKQPIRQNPEVTLCCDVRCKIVGRSEEPNVYISNEQTTAAATLSFIQTSISWKHNFCLPVLVPSRDPKSCESRNPMCSKPTPAFKKSQRVERQIWSCCLFFFCFFNCAAVFGFRDKILLGVMDDDLLLMVRSGFAVAAVPVLVPNSNSRSLTLLHNKCIQIEERGKQGERGKRRETALAGASPLSLSLSSVKGGEERACIQERRDAVCRHRRRPGACRRAASRRRPVHGPTSLRYCRSVHKPSSMGQNREERETHEEKPTTSLVAVSAAGCSHHPRELPSHRRYSTAVVALCCWCVSPSRRWRRKAHQFCFCLWVLESEKMPMPLLFVGFRIIAATGITNRKGEVAVFRCHWCCHRTVEAIADYDFDIWVLV
- the LOC112790197 gene encoding uncharacterized protein isoform X3, encoding MMRKEVENDESIKSKVQKQPIRQNPEVTLCCDVRCKIVGRSEEPNVYISNEQTTAAATLSFIQTSISWKHNFCLPVLVPSRDPKSCESRNPMCSKPTPAFKKSQRVERQIWSCCLFFFCFFNCAAVFGFRDKILLGVMDDDLLLMVRSGFAVAAVPVLVPNSNSRSLTLLHNKCIQIEERGKQGERGKRRETALAGASPLSLSLSSVKGGEERACIQERRDAVCRHRRRPGACRRAASRRRPVHGPTSLRYCRSVHKPSSMGQNREERETHEEKPTTSLVAVSAAGCSHHPRELPSHRRYSTAVVALCCWCVSPSRRWRRKAHQFCFCLWVLESEKMPMPLLFVGFRIIAATGITNRKGEVAVFRCHWCCHRTVEAIADYDFDIWVLV
- the LOC112790197 gene encoding uncharacterized protein isoform X2, with protein sequence MMRKEVENDESIKESSSLRKIPVSKVQKQPIRQNPEVTLCCDVRCKIVGRSEEPNVYISNEQTTAAATLSFIQTSISWKHNFCLPVLVPSRDPKSCESRNPMCSKPTPAFKKSQRVERQIWSCCLFFFCFFNCAAVFGFRDKILLGVMDDDLLLMVRSGFAVAAVPVLVPNSNSRSLTLLHNKCIQIEERGKQGERGKRRETALAGASPLSLSLSSVKGGEERACIQERRDAVCRHRRRPGACRRAASRRRPVHGPTSLRYCRSVHKPSSMGQNREERETHEEKPTTSLVAVSAAGCSHHPRELPSHRRYSTAVVALCCWCVSPSRRWRRKAHQFCFCLWVLESEKMPMPLLFVGFRIIAATGITNRKGEVAVFRCHWCCHRTVEAIADYDFDIWG